From the Temnothorax longispinosus isolate EJ_2023e chromosome 6, Tlon_JGU_v1, whole genome shotgun sequence genome, one window contains:
- the LOC139814270 gene encoding uncharacterized protein isoform X1, translated as MQYPTSKSTTAGCGNTCSTAWTLKTLRRTNSGRSASRRTDAPQFSSGITTRPPPRRGAGQLEIAKTVARISPCYYWPGMFRDMYILKVHTCGICETILEEEEIPFHECWANYSAIVCDKNTFYLYPQCENGDIVCQSAIDRAEFFVTKSHFPTSKKPPSLTPSLGRNLEELIIAEVSARELLWNQKVNIAKRDRQTVQQLWEQVADATNGKCSVDEVKRKWKNLRNRYMKIISLEKLRSRSGSKPSRKKWKHYDLMSFLRDTYLEKETVSNITSCDEDLNNDDVKIQVDGEGNDADDASRELKRKRKNTGCEQNVMKQIAVALQTLRPAMPLPTLVLDEVDNFTSMVASQLRELPQVRRRNIMLTIHQFLHTELLHDDGNNNV; from the exons ATGCAGTACCCGACTTCCAAATCGACCACGGCCGGCTGTGGAAACACGTGCTCCACAGCCTGGACTTTAAAGACACTCCGGCGGACGAACAGTGGAAGGAGTGCGTCCCGAAGAACCGACGCGCCACAATTCTCGAGCGGTATCACGACGCGcccaccgccgcgccgcggcgccggtCAGCTGGAAATTGCCAAAACGGTCGCGAGAATCTCGCCCTGCTATTACTGGCCCGGCATGTTCCGCGATATGTACATTTtg aaaGTACACACATGCGGAATATGCGAGACAATTCTTGAGGAGGAAGAAATACCGTTCCATGAATGCTGGGCGAATTATTCAGCGATTGTTTGTGACAAGAACACTTTCTATTTGTACCCCCAATGtg aGAATGGAGACATTGTGTGTCAAAGTGCGATTGACAGAGCAgagttttttgttacaaagTCGCATTTTCCGACAAGCAAAAAGCCGCCGAGCCTGACACCGAGCCTGGGGCGAAACCTTGAGGAACTAATAATTGCAGAAGTGTCGGCACGAGAGCTGTTGTGGAACCAAAAAGTAAATATAGCAAAACGTGACAGGCAAACTGTACAACAGCTTTGGGAGCAAGTGGCTGATGCGACAAATG gcAAATGTTCTGTCGATGAAGTGaagagaaaatggaaaaacTTGAGGAATCGTTACATGAAAATCATTTCCCTTGAGAAGTTGCGAAGTAGATCAGGAAGTAAGCCATCTCGTAAGAAATGGAAGCATTACGACTTGATGTCTTTCTTACGGGACACTTATTTGGAAAAAGA GACAGTTTCAAATATAACGAGTTGTGATGAAGACCTCAACAACGATGATGTGAAAATCCAAGTGGACGGAGAAGGCAACGATGCCGATGATGCATCAAGGG aattgaaaagaaaacgaaaaaatactgGCTGCGAACAAAACGTAATGAAGCAGATAGCGGTGGCCTTACAGACCCTACGACCAGCAATGCCATTGCCAACTCTTGTTCTTGATGAAGTTGACAACTTCACTTCGATGGTCGCCAGCCAGCTACGAGAGTTGCCGCAAGTCCGCAGACGCAACATAATGTTAACAATTCACCAGTTCTTACACACTGAATTATTGCACGACGacggtaataataatgtataa
- the LOC139814270 gene encoding uncharacterized protein isoform X2: MGGVEIPKKVHTCGICETILEEEEIPFHECWANYSAIVCDKNTFYLYPQCENGDIVCQSAIDRAEFFVTKSHFPTSKKPPSLTPSLGRNLEELIIAEVSARELLWNQKVNIAKRDRQTVQQLWEQVADATNGKCSVDEVKRKWKNLRNRYMKIISLEKLRSRSGSKPSRKKWKHYDLMSFLRDTYLEKETVSNITSCDEDLNNDDVKIQVDGEGNDADDASRELKRKRKNTGCEQNVMKQIAVALQTLRPAMPLPTLVLDEVDNFTSMVASQLRELPQVRRRNIMLTIHQFLHTELLHDDGNNNV; this comes from the exons aaaGTACACACATGCGGAATATGCGAGACAATTCTTGAGGAGGAAGAAATACCGTTCCATGAATGCTGGGCGAATTATTCAGCGATTGTTTGTGACAAGAACACTTTCTATTTGTACCCCCAATGtg aGAATGGAGACATTGTGTGTCAAAGTGCGATTGACAGAGCAgagttttttgttacaaagTCGCATTTTCCGACAAGCAAAAAGCCGCCGAGCCTGACACCGAGCCTGGGGCGAAACCTTGAGGAACTAATAATTGCAGAAGTGTCGGCACGAGAGCTGTTGTGGAACCAAAAAGTAAATATAGCAAAACGTGACAGGCAAACTGTACAACAGCTTTGGGAGCAAGTGGCTGATGCGACAAATG gcAAATGTTCTGTCGATGAAGTGaagagaaaatggaaaaacTTGAGGAATCGTTACATGAAAATCATTTCCCTTGAGAAGTTGCGAAGTAGATCAGGAAGTAAGCCATCTCGTAAGAAATGGAAGCATTACGACTTGATGTCTTTCTTACGGGACACTTATTTGGAAAAAGA GACAGTTTCAAATATAACGAGTTGTGATGAAGACCTCAACAACGATGATGTGAAAATCCAAGTGGACGGAGAAGGCAACGATGCCGATGATGCATCAAGGG aattgaaaagaaaacgaaaaaatactgGCTGCGAACAAAACGTAATGAAGCAGATAGCGGTGGCCTTACAGACCCTACGACCAGCAATGCCATTGCCAACTCTTGTTCTTGATGAAGTTGACAACTTCACTTCGATGGTCGCCAGCCAGCTACGAGAGTTGCCGCAAGTCCGCAGACGCAACATAATGTTAACAATTCACCAGTTCTTACACACTGAATTATTGCACGACGacggtaataataatgtataa